A genome region from Hemitrygon akajei chromosome 14, sHemAka1.3, whole genome shotgun sequence includes the following:
- the LOC140738907 gene encoding uncharacterized protein, which produces MEERLFTCSVCRKGFTQSVDLLAHQHIHTGETLFTCSDSGMGFTQSSDMQRHQRVHTGERPFTCSECGKGFTQSSHLKVHQRIHTGERPFTCSDCGKGFTQSSHLKVHQRDHTGEKPFTCSDCGKGFTQSSHVKVHQRVHTGEKPFTCSDCGKGFTQSADLLAHQRVHTGERPFTCSDCGKGFTHSSNLQRHQRVHTEERPFTCSVCGKGFTRASSLQTHQSVHTGERPFTCSDCGKGFTRSSYLKAHQSVHTGERPFTCSDCGKGFTRSSDLKVHQRFHTGERPFTCSDCEKGFTRSSDLLAHLRVHTGERPFTCSVCGKGFTQSSDLKIHQRVHTEERPFTCSNCGKGFTRSYDLLAHQRVHTGERPFTCSVCGKGFTRSSGLQTHQSVHSGEKPFTCSVCGEGFTQLSHLKVHQRVHTGD; this is translated from the coding sequence atggaggagaggctgttcacctgttctgtgtgtaggaaggggttcactcagtcagTTGACCTACTGGCTCACCAGCACATTCACACTGGTGAGACACTGTTTACCTGTTCAGATAGTGGgatgggattcactcagtcatccgacATGCAGAGACACCAGCgcgttcacactggagagaggccgttcacctgctctgaatgtgggaagggatttactcagtcatctcatctgaaggtacaccagcgcattcacactggagagagaccattcacctgttctgactgtgggaagggatttactcagtcatctcatctgaaggtacacCAACGCgatcatactggggagaagccgttcacctgctcagactgtgggaagggattcactcagtcatctcatgtgaaggtacatcagcgagttcacactggggagaagccgttcacctgttcggattgtgggaagggattcactcagtcggcTGATCTACTGGCACACCAACgcgttcacactggtgagagaccgttcacctgctccgattgcgggaagggattcactcactcttccaacctacagagacaccaacgagttcacactgaggagagaccattcacctgttcagtgtgtgggaaggggtttACCCGCGCATCCAGTctacagacacaccagtcagttcacactggggagaggccattcacctgctcagactgtgggaagggatttactcggtcatcttaTCTgaaggcacaccagtcagttcacactggggagaggccattcacctgctcagactgtgggaagggattcactcggtcatctgatctgAAGGTtcatcagcgatttcacactggtgagaggccattcacctgctcagattgtgagaAAGGATTTACTCGATCATCtgacctactggcacacctgcgagttcacactggggagaggccgttcacctgttctgtgtgtgggaagggattcactcagtcatctgatctgaaaatacatcagcgagttcacactgaagagagaccattcacctgctccaattgtgggaaaggatttactcgGTCATATGACCTACtggcacatcagcgagttcacaccggggagaggccattcacctgttctgtatgtgggaagggattcactcggtcatccggcctacagacacaccagtccgttcacagtggggagaaaccgttcacctgctcagtctgtggggaaggaTTTACCCAGTTatctcatctgaaggtacaccagagagttcacactggggattgA